ATATTGCTATTCCATCATTCCAAAAATTTGAGCCGTTTGCTATGAGAAATTCATTGGTTCGATTACAAACTATAAAAGGTTTTATGGAAAAAAGTAATACTTTTGAAGAAAGAGATATTAAAGAGTTATTTTTAGCTAAATATCCTGAAGGTATGAGTGTGAATTGCTACGATGAATGGTTTGGTACTATAAAGTCTGTGGTAATGGATACGGTAAATTGTTCATATCAGATTTGTTGGTTTGGGCAGAAAGACAACGGCTGGGAAGAATATGGTTTCGATAATGTATTTGAAAATAAGGTATTGGAAAAGCAATATGAGAAAGAAGCAGCAGACCCAAGTTTTTTTGAGAGAGTTGAGCTATAGTAGAAATTTTAATTATAATTAATTAAGGCTATCACAATTGTGATGGCTTTTTCTATTTTTAAGAAATATGTAAGAATTATGATAAGAGATTTGTAAAAATTATGTGCTAATATTATTGATAGAGATACTCTTAGGGGGTGAAAAAAATGGGCACATATGTTTGTGATTGCTGTGGTCATAAAACAATGAATGAAAAGAGAAGTGGTTATGAGATATGTCCTGTGTGTTTTTGGCAAGATGATGGATATATCGATGATGAAGGATATTACGATACTGGAGCAAATCATGTGAACTTATCAGAGGCGCAGGCGAATTATAAGAAATTTGGAGCTTGTGAAAAACGGGTTGTGGATTATGTAAGAGAACCGCAGAAAGATGAACCCTATATAGGTGAACTAGAAGGCTTTATAGAAAAAGAATATTAGTGAATTTCTTTTGAAAAATGTGTTTAGATTAATTATTAGGAGGAAATAGGAAATGGATGAATGGTTTACTATAGACAAAATTGATGAGGATACTTATATTATTAGTGAATATCGTCACTGGGAAGAGACTCACTGCTATTTATTAAATGGTAAAAATAGCAGTTTGCTTATA
Above is a window of Tissierellales bacterium DNA encoding:
- a CDS encoding CPCC family cysteine-rich protein; its protein translation is MGTYVCDCCGHKTMNEKRSGYEICPVCFWQDDGYIDDEGYYDTGANHVNLSEAQANYKKFGACEKRVVDYVREPQKDEPYIGELEGFIEKEY